The genomic region GAATTCGTTCGATTGAGCGCAGGGGAAGTTTTGGCTAGGGTCGAAGCAGAAAAGACAAATCCACAGGCTAGTGTCTGGTTCGGCGGATCAAGTACAGACCATATAAATGCAGCAGCCAAGGGTTTGCTTGAACCCTACAAGCCCAATGTTGACTTTACATTGGCTGACAACCTCCATGCTTCGGACAACAGTTGGAACGGTTTCTATACCGGAGCCATCGGTTTTGTTTCGAATACGGACTTCCTGAAGAAAAATGGACTTGAAGCTCCCACAAGCTGGGATGATTTGTTGGACCCGATATATGTAGGACAAATAGAAATGGCTTATCCTTATACATCTGGTACAGCCTATACGACATGGGCAACACAGATCCAAAGATTGGGTCTGGACGGCGCCCTTGATTGGTGGGCAAAATTTGACAAATCCATACATCAGTATACAAAATCCGGTACTGCTTGCATCGCACGGGCAGGACTTGGTGAATGTGCCGTAGGCCTTGCATTTTCCCACGACATCCTGGCAAAAGGTGTAAATATGGGTTATCCATTGGTAATGTCCTTCCCGAAGGAAGGAACCGGTTACGAAGTAGGTGCTGTCTCCTTGATCAAAGGCGGCAAGCAATCTAAAGAAGCCAAGTTGTTCATCGACTGGTGTTTCAGCGTAGAAGCACAGAATCTCTTCCAGAAATACTGCAGGTTACCGGTTAATCCAAAGGCTACGGTCGGAAAGGGCGCAATCAAACTTACCGACATCAAACTTATCAATTATGATGCCGTCAAGATGGGTCTGAACAAAGACACCTATGTAAAGGCTTGGAGAGATAGGATCGGAAAATAAGGTATACACAGTTTTTGCATTCTCAAACAGCAGCCCCGGAGGGGAGCTGCTGTCCTTCTTTCCTACAGGATTAACACATGAATAAAAAGTTTACAGAAAACATGCAGGATGTGAAGAAAATTGCAAAGGAACCTTTTATCCTTTTGTCAATTATAGTCATATTCTATTTATTGATAACATTTGTCATCTTCCCGATTTTCCAAGTATGCAAGACCAGTCTATCTGTCGATGGCAGTTTCAGTCTCAAGAACTTTTCGGAAGTACTGAGCAAATCATACTATATTGAACCGCTTGCAAACAGTTTGTTGCTTGGGTTTCTAGTTGCTACTATCGGAACCTTCTTCGGTTTTGTTTTTGCTTACGCAATTACCAGGACCCCGATGAAAGGCAAAGAAGCTTTTCGCCTGGTTGCAACGTTTCCTATGGTTTCGCCTCCTTTTGTAGTAGCCTTGGCTTGCATTTTACTATTCGGAAGAAGCGGTGTCTTTGCAGGAGTCTTGGGCAATATCTATGGAATAACTGGATTGACCATCGTAGAAGTCATTGCCTACACTCCTACAGCTTTCCTTGCATTGGTAGGTATTCTCCAGTCAATTGATCCCGCCTTGGAAGAAGCTGCAATGGATCTCGGAGCTTCAAGGACCAAAGTCTTCAGGTCTATAATATTTCCCCTGTCAACTCCTGGAATTGTAAGTGCATGGTTGCTTGTCTTTATCCAGTCGCTGGCAGACTTCGGAAATCCAATGATAATCTCCGGAGATTTTTCAGTACTGTCGGTCCAGGCATATCTGCAGATTACAGGTATGTATGACCTAGCCAGAGGCTCAACATTGGCAATACTGCTCCTAGTACCGACATTGGTAGCATATTATCTACAACGTTATTTGCTCGCCAAAAAATCCTATGTAACTGTCACTGGCAAACCGACGGCTTCCACCATCAAGAACTTGGAATGGTATATCAAGCTACCTGTTTATTTTTTCTGCTTCCTTTTTGCTTTTGTCGTGATTCTGTTCTATGGAATGGTCATATGGGGCTCTTTCCAAAAACTATGGGGTGTTGATGCTTCCTTTACGCTCAGAAATTATCAACAGATGTGGAGTGTCGGTTCAGAATATATCAAGGACAGCTTGATTATCGCAGTAATTGTTACACCGATTACAGGTTTGCTGAGTATGTTCATATCTTTCCTTGTAACTAGAAAGAATTTTCCAGGAAAGAACCTGATGGAAGTTTCAGCCATGCTGACTTTCGCCGTGCCAGGAACCGTCGTCGGCATAGGATACATCCTTGCTTTCAACAATCCCTCAGTCCTTATGCCTGCCACATTGACAGGAACTGCGGCAATTATCATTACGTTGCTGATTTTCAGAAATTTGCCCGTAGGTATCAGGAACGGTATAGCTGCCCTTAATCAGATTGATCCCAGTATCGAAGAAGCCTCAATCGACTTAGGGGCTGATAGCGGTACCACTTTCAAGAAAATTACCTTGCCGATGATAACGCCGGCCTTGTTCTCTTCCTTGGCAAACAGCTTTGTACGGTCAATGACTGCCATAAGTGCAATCATATTTGTTGTTTCTGGCCGCTGGAATCTGATTACTGTAGCAATACTTGGTTTCGTGGACAACAGCCAGTATGCACAGGCAGCAGCCATGAGCCTGTTGCTTGTCGTCATCGTACTTATTGCACTTGGCATCATGCGGTTGATAACAGACAGAATCGGCCGTGGTATGAAGTATTCGAACATTGAAGGATAAATAGTATGAAAGAAGGATATTTGACCCTTGAAAATTTGACAAAGACATTCGGAAATGGAAACAATCTGTTTACTGCCGTTGACCATGTAAACCTCCAAGTCAAGGAAGGTGAACTCGTAACTTTGCTCGGACCATCAGGCTGCGGAAAAACCACAACATTAAGGATGATTGCCGGGTTTCATGTTCCCAGTAGCGGAAAAGTATTGATTGATTCTCTGGATATGAGCAGCGTACCGCCTAATAAAAGACCGACTGCCATGGTATTTCAGAATTATGCTTTATTTCCCCACATGACAGTCAAAAAAAATATTTCCTATGGTCTTGAAATCATGAAACTACCTAAGCAGACCATTGAAAACAAAACTCATGAGATCATCCAGATGATCGGCCTGAGCGGTCTTGAAGACAGACAACCCAGACAATTGTCAGGAGGTCAGCAACAAAGAGTAAGTCTTGCCAGAGCCATGGTCATGGAGCCGAAAGTCTTGTTGTTTGATGAACCATTGTCAAACCTTGATGCAAAGTTAAGAGTATCTACCAGACTGGAAATCAGACACCTGCAGCAACGGGTTGGAATTACAAGCGTCTATGTTACTCACGATCAGGAAGAAGCAATGACCATTTCAGACAGAATTGTCATAATGAGCCAAGGCAAGATACAGCAGGTTGATACTCCACAGGAAATCTATGCCCATCCCACAAACCGTTTCGTAGCAGATTTTATAGGAAAAGTAAATTTTCTTGATGGAACAGTCACTGGAATCGAAGATAATCAGTTGATCATCTCCTGTCGAGACAAACAAATTGCAGCACCATATTTCAATAAATCCATCAAGCAGAATGATAGGGTTCTCTTGACTATCCGACCAGAATCAATTGAATTATGCAAGCCGGAAGAAGGTATAGTGGAAGCGCGGGTAAGCAATGCAATTTATTTTGGCTCACAGGTGATATACAACCTGAATCTTGATGACGGCCAGGAATTGAATGCAGAAGTGGCCGACCCACAGTTCCATCCGATATTTGCACAAGGCAGTAAAGTCAGCCTGAAATTCAAAAACGCATCCCTGCATGTTTTACCATATGAGGAGCTATAGATGCCAAAACAGTACACGATACTTATGGTCGGCCATATTTCCAAGGATATCATGGTCGACTACAAGGGCAATGAAGTACGGTTGAACGGAGGAGCAGTATCCTATGCTTCGACGGCCATGGCCAGTACAGGAATTGATTCTTGCATCCTTGCAAAGCTATCAAAAGACCAACAATCTCTGAAAGAAACATTGAGCTGCAAAGGTGTTGACTGGAAGTTCGATGAAACTCCATGCATGACAAGCATGAAGAATATCTATCTGACACCCGATAAGGAGCGACGTGAAATTGAGATAATTTCAGTAGGGCAACCATTTACATTAGAAGAAATTGAAAACATCAATGCAAAGATCTACTACCTGGCAGGATTATTTGTCGGAGAGATTCCTGATGATTTCATTCTTCCTCTGAGCAAGAAAGGAAAAGTTGCCGTAGACGCCCAGGGACTTATCAGGGATATAGATGGAAACAGGCATATATTCTTTCATGATTGGAAAAGAAAAAGAGAATTGTTACCAGCGATACATTACCTGAAAACAGATGCGGCCGAAGCTCAGGTCCTTACGGGATATGAAGACCGCAATAAAGCTATCGAAGAACTTGCCTCTTATGGTGCTAAGGAAGTCATGCTGACACATAATACTGAAGCATTGCTTTTCTGTGACGGAAAACTTTACCGTTCTCAGTACACAAACACCAACAACAGCGGAAGGACCGGAAGAGGTGACACGACCTTTGCCGCTTATCTCGCATGGCGCGTACATCATGGCATACAGGAATCTCTTGATTATTGTACGGCTCTCTGCAGCCTGAAAATGGAAAGTCCCGGAAGATTTGCGCTTGATAAGGAAGCCGTCTTAGACAGAATGAAGGAAAAATATGGGTATCCCCGATCTTAGGCTTGGTGTCAAATTTCCTGCCTCGTTTACACAAATCCAAGAACTTAAGGACATCGGTTATGAGTTCTTG from Spirochaetia bacterium harbors:
- a CDS encoding ABC transporter substrate-binding protein, giving the protein MKKAICAIGILAMATAAVFAQGNTENGMTGTKEEKHETLQMYTALDTEEAKYYIDEFTKQTGIKVEFVRLSAGEVLARVEAEKTNPQASVWFGGSSTDHINAAAKGLLEPYKPNVDFTLADNLHASDNSWNGFYTGAIGFVSNTDFLKKNGLEAPTSWDDLLDPIYVGQIEMAYPYTSGTAYTTWATQIQRLGLDGALDWWAKFDKSIHQYTKSGTACIARAGLGECAVGLAFSHDILAKGVNMGYPLVMSFPKEGTGYEVGAVSLIKGGKQSKEAKLFIDWCFSVEAQNLFQKYCRLPVNPKATVGKGAIKLTDIKLINYDAVKMGLNKDTYVKAWRDRIGK
- a CDS encoding iron ABC transporter permease; this encodes MNKKFTENMQDVKKIAKEPFILLSIIVIFYLLITFVIFPIFQVCKTSLSVDGSFSLKNFSEVLSKSYYIEPLANSLLLGFLVATIGTFFGFVFAYAITRTPMKGKEAFRLVATFPMVSPPFVVALACILLFGRSGVFAGVLGNIYGITGLTIVEVIAYTPTAFLALVGILQSIDPALEEAAMDLGASRTKVFRSIIFPLSTPGIVSAWLLVFIQSLADFGNPMIISGDFSVLSVQAYLQITGMYDLARGSTLAILLLVPTLVAYYLQRYLLAKKSYVTVTGKPTASTIKNLEWYIKLPVYFFCFLFAFVVILFYGMVIWGSFQKLWGVDASFTLRNYQQMWSVGSEYIKDSLIIAVIVTPITGLLSMFISFLVTRKNFPGKNLMEVSAMLTFAVPGTVVGIGYILAFNNPSVLMPATLTGTAAIIITLLIFRNLPVGIRNGIAALNQIDPSIEEASIDLGADSGTTFKKITLPMITPALFSSLANSFVRSMTAISAIIFVVSGRWNLITVAILGFVDNSQYAQAAAMSLLLVVIVLIALGIMRLITDRIGRGMKYSNIEG
- a CDS encoding ABC transporter ATP-binding protein translates to MKEGYLTLENLTKTFGNGNNLFTAVDHVNLQVKEGELVTLLGPSGCGKTTTLRMIAGFHVPSSGKVLIDSLDMSSVPPNKRPTAMVFQNYALFPHMTVKKNISYGLEIMKLPKQTIENKTHEIIQMIGLSGLEDRQPRQLSGGQQQRVSLARAMVMEPKVLLFDEPLSNLDAKLRVSTRLEIRHLQQRVGITSVYVTHDQEEAMTISDRIVIMSQGKIQQVDTPQEIYAHPTNRFVADFIGKVNFLDGTVTGIEDNQLIISCRDKQIAAPYFNKSIKQNDRVLLTIRPESIELCKPEEGIVEARVSNAIYFGSQVIYNLNLDDGQELNAEVADPQFHPIFAQGSKVSLKFKNASLHVLPYEEL
- a CDS encoding PfkB family carbohydrate kinase, with the translated sequence MPKQYTILMVGHISKDIMVDYKGNEVRLNGGAVSYASTAMASTGIDSCILAKLSKDQQSLKETLSCKGVDWKFDETPCMTSMKNIYLTPDKERREIEIISVGQPFTLEEIENINAKIYYLAGLFVGEIPDDFILPLSKKGKVAVDAQGLIRDIDGNRHIFFHDWKRKRELLPAIHYLKTDAAEAQVLTGYEDRNKAIEELASYGAKEVMLTHNTEALLFCDGKLYRSQYTNTNNSGRTGRGDTTFAAYLAWRVHHGIQESLDYCTALCSLKMESPGRFALDKEAVLDRMKEKYGYPRS